A stretch of Edaphobacter lichenicola DNA encodes these proteins:
- a CDS encoding 3-hydroxyacyl-CoA dehydrogenase/enoyl-CoA hydratase family protein, which translates to MPSSTIEAPTPQSSAKPSPSRDHRQINKVAVLGAGTMGSRIAAHIANAGLPVVLLDIVPPGIDAGAPKQERNKFVLAAMDGLKKSKPAAFYAVESARLITIGNFEDDLALIADCDWIIEVVAENLEIKRALLEKVQQHRRKDSILTSNTSGLPIHKIVEGMPMELRRHWFGTHFFNPPRYMRLLEVIQTPDTDPADIAAVEHFCDLRLGKAIVHSHDTPNFIANRIGTFSMGNAIRLMQGQGLTIEEVDTLTGSALGWPKTGTFRLGDMVGVDVLAHVATNFSAQAAKIKDERAEVTLAPFIGTMLERKWLGDKTKQGFYKKEGKDAEGRDLRHVLDWQTLDYKPSTRPKFQAIEMAKNVESTPARIAQLLHADATKDKAAAFYWPLLTELFTYSANRVPEIADNIVEIDQAMKTGFNWELGPFEMFDAAGVRATTEKMRAAGAPVSANVEKLLAYAEKHGESNPTWYKDDASVASGRLFFDPVSGEYKPVVTAEGVTSLGVIKKANGVVKKNPGASVIDLGDGVAAIELHSKMNALGDDIVNLITQTLKPSSDIVGDFEAFVITGDSANFSVGANLMQLLLGIQEEEWDEVEMAVRAFQNMTQAIKFCSRPLVVAPYGMCLGGGVEISLHGAARQPHSELYMGLVEAGVGLIPGGGGCKEMTIRSVEAGSSIRPDARGEGVEIFEALKKNFETIAMAKVSTSAAEARSFGFFKPSDSITMNRERLLTDAKTKARAIADAGYSAPAPRTDIAAAGENALATLKLAVWTMREGQYISDHDAKIANWVAYALCGGKVTPGTPVTEQYLLDLEREAFLSLCGEKKTQERIAFTLKTGKPLRN; encoded by the coding sequence ATGCCTTCCAGCACTATCGAAGCACCCACGCCGCAGAGTTCGGCAAAGCCTAGCCCGTCCCGGGATCACAGACAGATCAACAAGGTTGCTGTGCTTGGCGCGGGGACCATGGGGTCGCGTATCGCGGCGCACATTGCCAATGCTGGGTTGCCGGTGGTTCTGCTGGATATTGTTCCGCCGGGCATCGACGCTGGTGCTCCGAAGCAGGAGCGGAACAAGTTTGTGCTGGCGGCGATGGATGGGTTGAAGAAGTCGAAGCCTGCGGCATTTTATGCGGTGGAGAGTGCGCGGCTGATCACGATTGGCAACTTCGAGGACGATCTGGCTTTGATTGCGGATTGCGACTGGATCATCGAGGTGGTGGCGGAGAATCTTGAGATCAAGCGGGCGCTGCTGGAGAAGGTGCAGCAACATCGGCGCAAGGACTCGATACTTACTAGCAATACGAGCGGGTTGCCGATTCACAAGATCGTGGAAGGGATGCCGATGGAGCTGCGGCGCCATTGGTTTGGGACGCACTTCTTCAATCCGCCGCGGTATATGCGGCTGCTTGAGGTGATTCAGACTCCGGATACGGACCCGGCGGATATTGCGGCGGTGGAACACTTCTGCGATCTGCGGCTGGGGAAGGCGATTGTTCACTCGCACGATACGCCGAACTTTATTGCGAATCGTATCGGCACGTTTTCGATGGGAAATGCGATTCGGTTGATGCAGGGGCAGGGGCTGACGATTGAAGAGGTCGATACGTTGACCGGCTCTGCGCTGGGCTGGCCGAAGACGGGGACGTTCCGGTTGGGCGATATGGTTGGCGTGGATGTGCTGGCGCATGTGGCGACGAACTTTTCCGCGCAGGCGGCGAAGATCAAGGATGAGCGTGCCGAGGTTACGCTGGCGCCATTCATCGGCACGATGCTCGAGAGGAAGTGGCTCGGGGATAAGACGAAGCAGGGCTTTTACAAGAAGGAAGGCAAAGACGCGGAGGGGCGCGATCTGCGGCATGTTCTGGACTGGCAGACGCTGGACTATAAGCCGAGCACGCGGCCGAAGTTTCAGGCGATCGAGATGGCGAAGAATGTGGAGTCGACGCCTGCTCGAATTGCGCAGCTGTTGCATGCGGATGCGACGAAGGATAAGGCGGCTGCGTTTTACTGGCCGCTGCTGACGGAGCTGTTTACGTACAGTGCGAACCGGGTGCCGGAGATTGCGGACAACATCGTTGAGATCGACCAGGCGATGAAGACGGGGTTCAACTGGGAGCTTGGTCCGTTTGAGATGTTCGATGCTGCGGGTGTGCGCGCTACGACGGAGAAGATGCGCGCTGCGGGTGCGCCGGTTTCGGCGAACGTGGAGAAGCTGCTGGCTTATGCGGAGAAGCATGGGGAGTCGAATCCTACGTGGTACAAGGATGATGCTTCGGTCGCTTCGGGACGGTTGTTCTTCGATCCTGTCAGCGGGGAGTACAAGCCGGTTGTGACGGCGGAGGGAGTGACCTCGCTGGGGGTGATCAAGAAGGCGAATGGGGTGGTGAAAAAGAATCCGGGCGCGTCCGTCATCGATCTGGGGGATGGTGTGGCTGCGATTGAGTTGCACTCGAAGATGAACGCGCTGGGCGATGACATCGTGAATCTGATTACGCAGACGCTGAAGCCTTCGAGCGATATTGTTGGCGACTTCGAGGCTTTTGTTATCACGGGGGACTCTGCGAATTTTTCGGTTGGCGCGAACCTGATGCAACTTCTTCTGGGGATTCAGGAGGAGGAGTGGGACGAGGTGGAGATGGCGGTGCGCGCGTTCCAGAATATGACGCAGGCGATCAAGTTCTGTTCGCGGCCGTTGGTGGTTGCGCCCTATGGAATGTGCCTGGGCGGGGGCGTGGAGATTTCGCTTCATGGGGCTGCGCGTCAGCCGCACTCGGAGTTGTATATGGGTCTGGTGGAGGCTGGGGTGGGGTTGATTCCTGGCGGCGGCGGCTGCAAGGAGATGACGATTCGGTCGGTGGAGGCGGGGTCGAGCATTCGTCCGGATGCTCGTGGTGAGGGCGTGGAAATCTTTGAGGCGCTGAAGAAGAACTTCGAGACGATTGCGATGGCGAAGGTCTCGACCAGTGCAGCGGAGGCTCGTTCGTTTGGATTCTTCAAGCCGTCGGACAGCATTACGATGAATCGCGAACGGCTGTTGACGGATGCGAAGACGAAGGCTCGCGCGATCGCCGATGCTGGTTACAGTGCGCCTGCGCCGCGTACCGACATCGCGGCTGCTGGGGAGAATGCGCTGGCTACGCTGAAGTTGGCGGTGTGGACGATGCGGGAGGGGCAGTACATCTCCGATCATGATGCGAAGATTGCGAACTGGGTCGCGTATGCGCTGTGCGGGGGCAAGGTTACGCCGGGGACGCCGGTGACGGAGCAGTATCTGCTGGATCTGGAGCGCGAGGCTTTTCTGTCGTTGTGTGGAGAGAAGAAGACGCAGGAGCGAATTGCGTTTACGTTGAAGACGGGCAAGCCTTTGCGGAATTAG
- a CDS encoding thiolase family protein, with protein MKDVIIASAVRTAVGKAPRGTLRSTRPDDLAAFAISGALERIPQLDKAEIEDVILGCAMPEAEQGMNVAKVASFRAGLPVTTAGMTINRYCASGLQSIALAADRIRGGSADCIVAGGTESMSYVPFGGNKISVNPWLVENYPGSYMSMGLTAERVATHYGITREQMDQFSYESHQKALAAIAAGKFEDEIVSVTVTNTVPNGKKAKTTESMFKQDEGPRADTSLEALAKLKPVFHAKGTVTAGNSSQTSDGAAAAVVMSADRAAQLGIKPMGKFLAFAYAGCDPEEMGIGPIHAIPKVLKMAGLSVEDIDLFELNEAFAAQSLAVLKVLGIDPAKVNVNGGAIALGHPLGCTGAKLTATLLREMARRKVKYGIVTMCVGGGMGAAGIYEAMN; from the coding sequence ATGAAAGACGTCATTATCGCCTCTGCTGTTCGGACCGCCGTTGGGAAGGCTCCTCGCGGCACTCTTCGTAGCACGCGGCCGGATGATCTGGCTGCCTTTGCAATCTCTGGTGCGTTGGAACGTATTCCGCAGCTTGATAAGGCGGAGATTGAGGATGTGATTCTGGGCTGTGCGATGCCTGAGGCAGAGCAGGGGATGAATGTGGCGAAGGTTGCCAGCTTCCGTGCGGGGTTGCCGGTTACGACTGCGGGGATGACGATCAATCGCTATTGCGCTTCGGGGTTGCAGTCGATTGCGCTGGCTGCGGACAGGATTCGCGGCGGGTCTGCGGATTGCATTGTTGCGGGTGGCACGGAGAGCATGTCGTATGTGCCGTTCGGCGGCAACAAGATCTCGGTGAACCCGTGGCTGGTAGAGAACTATCCGGGGTCGTATATGTCGATGGGGCTGACTGCGGAGCGGGTGGCGACTCACTATGGGATCACTCGCGAGCAGATGGATCAGTTTTCGTATGAGAGCCATCAGAAGGCTCTGGCTGCGATTGCGGCTGGGAAGTTCGAGGATGAGATTGTTTCGGTGACGGTTACAAATACTGTGCCAAATGGGAAGAAGGCGAAGACGACCGAGTCGATGTTCAAGCAGGATGAGGGGCCGCGTGCCGATACGTCGCTTGAGGCGCTGGCGAAGCTGAAGCCAGTGTTTCATGCGAAGGGAACGGTGACAGCGGGAAACTCCAGCCAGACGTCGGATGGAGCGGCGGCGGCGGTGGTGATGTCGGCCGACCGTGCGGCGCAGCTTGGCATCAAGCCGATGGGTAAGTTTCTTGCGTTCGCTTACGCGGGGTGTGATCCGGAGGAGATGGGGATTGGGCCGATCCATGCGATTCCCAAGGTGTTGAAGATGGCTGGGCTTTCGGTTGAGGATATTGATCTCTTTGAGTTGAACGAGGCGTTTGCGGCACAGTCGCTGGCGGTGTTGAAGGTGCTGGGCATCGATCCGGCGAAGGTGAATGTGAATGGCGGCGCGATTGCGCTTGGGCATCCGCTTGGTTGCACCGGGGCAAAGTTGACGGCTACGCTGCTGCGGGAGATGGCTCGGCGGAAGGTGAAGTATGGGATTGTGACGATGTGTGTTGGGGGCGGGATGGGAGCGGCTGGTATCTATGAGGCTATGAATTAG